Proteins from a single region of Sphingopyxis sp. BSN-002:
- a CDS encoding S9 family peptidase, with protein sequence MRNMLLTSAIALTAALSSPALARPMTEVDLATLKRVAAPTASPDGRWVVFQQTDTEKESYKRSTGLWLIDRNAKDAKPVRIADVAGKNETSPAFAPDGSLYFLSNASGKDQIWRVDLAAGTPATQVTDTQADVSGFKISPDGKKLLAWGDIPKECTDFGCEAKDKGALVGPGSGRLYKDGAGFVRHWDQWETPGTYSRPFVFNLDGGKASVARPVDAGLIGDSPSKPMGGGEELAWGADSRTVFFTLRKADRHEPTSTNLDIYSWLVDSRMMPINLTEDNQATDTLPTPSPDGKWLAYVAMARPGYEADRQVLMLRNLESGETKKLTDAWDRSVDSISWAADGKALFVTAQDVLDHPVFRVDAATGKVEKLKASTEAFDGTIGDVTVLPGGALLYTRNSALAPTDLYTRDAKGKVSQLTAVNAATLAEFDPVKFDRMQFAGANGDKVWGIILKPANATAKLPVAFIVHGGPQGSFGNGWSTRWNPRLFAQQGYGVVSVDFHGSTGYGQAFTDAINKDWGGKPLEDLKLGLAAAGKQDAQLDIANACALGASYGGYMMNWIAGQWTDGFKCLVQHDGVFDARAMAYETEELWFDEWEHGGPYYEVPEEFEKWNPVNHVAKWKTPMLVITSEKDFRIPYTQGLAAFTALQRRGIESQLLVFPDENHWVLKGANSVQWHRTVFDWLGSHLRK encoded by the coding sequence ATGCGTAACATGCTCCTCACCAGCGCGATCGCGCTCACCGCCGCCCTTTCCTCCCCCGCACTCGCCCGACCGATGACCGAGGTCGACCTTGCCACGCTGAAGCGCGTCGCCGCGCCGACCGCGTCGCCCGACGGACGCTGGGTCGTCTTCCAGCAGACCGACACCGAGAAGGAGAGCTACAAGCGCTCGACCGGCCTGTGGCTGATCGACCGCAACGCAAAGGATGCCAAGCCGGTCCGGATCGCCGACGTCGCGGGCAAGAATGAAACCTCGCCCGCCTTCGCGCCCGACGGCAGCCTCTATTTCCTCTCGAACGCGTCAGGCAAGGACCAGATCTGGCGCGTCGACCTTGCGGCCGGCACCCCGGCGACACAGGTCACCGACACCCAGGCCGACGTTTCCGGTTTCAAGATTTCGCCCGACGGCAAGAAACTGCTCGCGTGGGGCGACATTCCGAAGGAATGCACCGACTTCGGCTGCGAAGCCAAGGACAAGGGCGCGCTCGTCGGCCCCGGCAGCGGGCGCCTTTACAAGGACGGTGCCGGCTTCGTGCGCCACTGGGACCAGTGGGAAACCCCGGGCACCTATAGCCGCCCCTTCGTCTTCAATCTCGACGGCGGCAAGGCGAGCGTCGCACGTCCGGTCGACGCGGGCCTGATCGGCGACAGCCCGTCGAAGCCGATGGGCGGCGGCGAGGAACTCGCGTGGGGCGCCGACAGCCGCACGGTCTTCTTCACGCTGCGCAAGGCCGACCGCCACGAGCCGACCTCGACCAATCTCGACATTTACAGCTGGCTGGTCGACAGCCGGATGATGCCGATCAACCTGACCGAGGACAATCAGGCAACCGACACGCTGCCCACCCCGTCGCCCGACGGCAAGTGGCTCGCCTATGTCGCGATGGCGCGCCCCGGCTACGAAGCCGACCGGCAGGTGCTGATGCTCCGCAACCTTGAAAGCGGCGAGACGAAGAAGCTGACCGACGCGTGGGATCGCTCGGTCGACTCGATCAGCTGGGCGGCCGACGGCAAGGCGCTGTTCGTTACCGCGCAGGACGTGCTCGACCATCCGGTGTTCAGGGTCGATGCGGCGACCGGCAAGGTCGAGAAGCTCAAGGCCTCGACCGAGGCGTTCGACGGCACGATCGGCGATGTCACGGTGCTGCCCGGCGGCGCGCTGCTCTACACGCGCAACAGCGCACTCGCCCCGACCGATCTCTACACCCGCGACGCCAAGGGCAAGGTCAGCCAGCTGACCGCGGTCAACGCCGCGACGCTCGCCGAGTTCGACCCGGTCAAATTCGACCGCATGCAGTTCGCCGGCGCGAACGGCGACAAGGTCTGGGGCATCATCCTGAAACCGGCGAATGCGACGGCCAAGCTGCCGGTCGCCTTCATCGTCCATGGCGGCCCACAGGGCAGCTTCGGCAACGGCTGGTCGACCCGTTGGAACCCGCGCCTGTTCGCGCAGCAGGGCTATGGCGTCGTCAGCGTCGATTTCCACGGCTCGACCGGTTACGGCCAGGCCTTCACCGACGCGATCAACAAGGACTGGGGCGGCAAACCGCTCGAGGATCTGAAGCTCGGCCTTGCCGCCGCGGGCAAACAGGATGCCCAGCTCGACATCGCCAACGCCTGCGCGCTCGGCGCGTCATACGGCGGCTATATGATGAACTGGATCGCCGGCCAGTGGACCGACGGCTTCAAATGCCTCGTCCAGCACGACGGCGTCTTCGACGCGCGCGCAATGGCCTATGAGACCGAAGAACTGTGGTTCGACGAATGGGAGCATGGCGGCCCCTATTACGAGGTTCCCGAAGAGTTCGAGAAATGGAACCCCGTCAATCATGTGGCCAAGTGGAAGACTCCCATGCTGGTGATCACCAGCGAGAAGGACTTCCGCATCCCCTATACGCAGGGGCTCGCGGCCTTCACGGCGCTCCAGCGTCGCGGCATCGAAAGCCAGCTCCTCGTCTTTCCCGACGAGAACCACTGGGTGCTGAAGGGCGCGAACAGCGTGCAGTGGCATCGCACCGTGTTCGACTGGCTCGGCAGCCACCTCCGGAAATAG
- a CDS encoding HPP family protein, with amino-acid sequence MFQALSTTTYRIFVPLLAGASLRDRAIGSIGALIGIAAAGAVCLALFPAATPWIVAPIGASAVLLFAVPASPLAQPWSIIGGNGVSAIFGILVTGFVPQPELAAALAVGGAILIMSLLRCLHPPGGAAALSAVIGGHSLQSGHAAHLLLPILANSLLLVGAGWLFHRFSGHSYPHRAKPVEGKAVVPAASGLLMADIDAALDDLGETFDISREDLALLLDRAELHAEARGKGA; translated from the coding sequence GTGTTTCAGGCGCTGTCGACGACGACCTACCGTATTTTCGTGCCGCTGCTCGCGGGGGCGAGCCTGCGCGACCGTGCGATCGGCAGCATCGGCGCCCTGATCGGCATCGCGGCCGCCGGCGCCGTCTGCCTTGCGCTCTTTCCCGCCGCGACGCCGTGGATCGTCGCTCCGATCGGGGCGTCGGCGGTGCTCCTGTTCGCGGTTCCCGCGAGCCCGCTGGCGCAGCCTTGGTCGATTATCGGGGGAAATGGTGTGTCGGCGATCTTCGGGATCCTCGTCACCGGCTTCGTCCCGCAGCCCGAACTGGCCGCCGCACTCGCCGTCGGCGGCGCGATCCTGATCATGTCGCTGCTCCGTTGTCTTCATCCACCCGGCGGAGCCGCCGCGCTCAGCGCGGTGATCGGTGGTCATTCGTTGCAGTCCGGTCACGCCGCGCATCTGCTGCTGCCGATACTGGCCAATTCGCTGCTTCTCGTCGGCGCCGGCTGGCTGTTTCACCGCTTTTCGGGCCACAGCTATCCGCACCGCGCCAAGCCGGTGGAGGGGAAGGCCGTCGTGCCGGCCGCTTCCGGGCTTCTGATGGCAGACATCGACGCGGCGCTCGACGATCTGGGCGAGACGTTCGACATCAGCCGAGAGGATCTCGCGCTGCTTCTGGATCGGGCAGAGCTTCATGCCGAGGCGAGGGGCAAGGGCGCCTGA
- a CDS encoding amidohydrolase family protein, producing MRHLQRVALIAAAALAAVPATAETVYVQTGRLIDGLSNEVRTGQCVTIVDEHIKAVGPCGKAPDGATIVDWSAYTVLPGLIDLHTHLADLGQSADLAAPMKASPAETALVGARNARVTLDAGFTSVRDVGTYRGLTDVALRNAIDRGDVPGPRMWVAGAYLTIPGGGGELNGVVPNDQLPPDMRLGVAATPEEAAAKTTWLLDHGADFIKTIATGAVLAIGTEPGAPELTVDQLRAIVQVAHARGKRVTAHAHGAIGIRNAINAGVDSIEHASLADEETLQLAKKHGTWLAMDIYNGDYINDVGTKEGWPEEYLRKNRETTDTQRAAFKRAVELGVNIGFATDAGVYPHGLNARQFAYMVRYGMTPMQAIQAATGRASEEMGRGDIGAIVPGRYADMIAVKADPLQDIRSLEKIDHVMKGGAIVR from the coding sequence GTGCGACACCTTCAACGCGTCGCTCTGATCGCGGCGGCTGCACTCGCCGCCGTCCCCGCCACCGCCGAAACCGTCTATGTCCAGACCGGACGGCTGATCGACGGCCTGTCGAACGAGGTGCGCACCGGCCAGTGCGTCACGATCGTCGATGAACATATCAAGGCGGTCGGCCCCTGCGGCAAGGCGCCCGACGGCGCGACAATCGTCGACTGGTCGGCCTATACGGTCCTGCCGGGGCTGATCGACCTCCACACGCATCTCGCCGACCTCGGCCAGAGCGCCGATCTGGCCGCGCCGATGAAGGCCTCGCCCGCCGAGACCGCGCTCGTCGGCGCCCGCAACGCGCGCGTGACGCTCGACGCGGGCTTCACCAGCGTCCGCGACGTCGGCACCTATCGCGGGCTGACCGACGTGGCGCTGCGCAACGCGATCGACCGCGGCGACGTGCCCGGCCCGCGCATGTGGGTCGCCGGCGCCTATCTGACCATCCCCGGCGGCGGCGGCGAACTCAACGGGGTCGTGCCCAACGACCAGCTTCCGCCCGACATGCGCCTCGGCGTCGCCGCGACGCCCGAGGAAGCCGCGGCAAAGACGACCTGGCTGCTCGATCACGGCGCCGACTTCATCAAGACGATCGCGACCGGCGCGGTCCTCGCGATCGGCACCGAGCCCGGCGCGCCCGAACTGACGGTCGACCAGCTGCGCGCGATCGTGCAGGTTGCGCATGCCCGCGGCAAGCGCGTCACCGCGCATGCGCATGGGGCGATCGGAATCCGGAATGCGATCAATGCCGGCGTCGACAGCATCGAGCACGCCAGCCTTGCCGACGAAGAGACGCTGCAGCTTGCGAAGAAGCACGGCACCTGGCTCGCGATGGATATCTACAACGGCGACTACATCAACGACGTCGGAACGAAGGAAGGCTGGCCCGAGGAGTATCTCCGCAAGAATCGCGAGACGACCGACACCCAGCGGGCGGCGTTCAAGCGCGCGGTCGAGCTGGGCGTGAACATCGGCTTTGCAACCGACGCCGGCGTCTATCCGCACGGCCTCAACGCCAGACAGTTCGCCTATATGGTCAGATACGGCATGACCCCGATGCAGGCCATTCAGGCAGCCACCGGCCGCGCGTCCGAAGAAATGGGCCGCGGCGACATCGGCGCGATCGTTCCCGGCCGCTATGCCGATATGATCGCCGTAAAGGCCGACCCGCTGCAGGACATCCGGTCGCTCGAAAAGATCGACCATGTGATGAAGGGCGGCGCGATCGTCCGATGA
- a CDS encoding neutral zinc metallopeptidase: MRLDDYDPGDDIQDLGRGGGGFGGGGGGGMGGLLIGLLPMLLGRKMGCGTILILGVLAFLFFGGGLQSLTGGSTADPAADSRGSQQAGAAACDTQAERFACQVFSSTNRFWGSQINNYPEPGLRFFTDQNTSGCGAAQSAMGPFYCPADHGIYLDTAFFNELAGRFGAAGDAAQAYVVAHEVGHHIQTITGVSDQVRRAQQRSSQAEGNAYQVRMELQADCYAGVWANRARNKDGQPVMEPGDMEEAMRAANAIGDDTLMRSAGQRPVPESFTHGTSEQRMTWLRRGLQTGDPKQCDTFNASL; encoded by the coding sequence ATGCGCCTCGACGATTATGATCCCGGAGACGATATCCAGGACCTCGGGCGCGGAGGCGGCGGTTTCGGGGGCGGCGGTGGCGGCGGAATGGGCGGCTTGCTCATCGGCCTCTTGCCGATGCTTCTGGGGCGCAAGATGGGCTGCGGAACCATCCTGATCCTTGGCGTTCTGGCGTTCCTGTTCTTCGGCGGGGGCCTGCAGAGCCTGACCGGCGGCAGCACTGCCGATCCGGCGGCCGACAGCCGCGGCTCGCAGCAGGCCGGCGCGGCGGCGTGCGATACGCAGGCAGAGCGTTTCGCCTGTCAGGTGTTCAGCTCCACCAACCGCTTCTGGGGCAGCCAGATCAACAACTATCCCGAACCCGGCCTGCGCTTCTTCACCGACCAGAACACGTCGGGATGCGGCGCGGCACAATCGGCGATGGGCCCCTTCTACTGCCCCGCCGATCACGGGATTTACCTCGACACGGCCTTCTTCAACGAATTGGCGGGTCGTTTCGGTGCGGCAGGCGATGCCGCGCAAGCCTATGTCGTTGCGCACGAGGTCGGGCACCACATCCAGACGATAACCGGCGTTTCGGATCAGGTGCGCCGCGCGCAGCAGCGGTCGTCGCAGGCGGAAGGCAATGCCTATCAGGTCCGTATGGAACTGCAGGCGGATTGCTACGCCGGGGTCTGGGCGAACCGGGCGCGGAACAAGGACGGTCAGCCCGTCATGGAGCCGGGCGACATGGAAGAAGCGATGCGCGCCGCGAACGCGATCGGCGACGACACGCTGATGCGCTCTGCGGGGCAGCGGCCGGTGCCCGAAAGCTTCACGCACGGGACGAGCGAACAGCGCATGACATGGCTGCGCCGCGGCCTGCAGACGGGGGATCCGAAACAGTGCGACACCTTCAACGCGTCGCTCTGA
- a CDS encoding patatin-like phospholipase family protein: MPRRAARAALPLPDIVVLVLQGGGALGAFQAGVYEALIDLGIELDWVAGISIGAVNAAIIAGNPRDEAVAKMREFWDIVSSALPSLPLIDNDLVREWTHLGAAAQVTTFGVPGFFVPRIPPPMFAERQTPAAVSFYDTTPLIATLDRLVDWDRLNDGKVRLSVGAVAVETGNFRYFDTTTDRIDARHILASGALPPGLPPVEIDGVWYWDGGLVSNTPLEHVVESADEDMLVFQVDLFPARGERPHDLEEAWSREKDIRYSSRTRRISDGLVRRRKEHRLIDRMLAKLPAEYADLPEVKAVRNMVDCRALNVVQLIHEPPAWQTGARDFEFSRSTMEVNWALGKAAVEAAMKDGKLLAESIVEGRSDSFAVRSGDLRPKAGQ; encoded by the coding sequence ATGCCTCGCCGTGCCGCGCGTGCAGCCTTGCCGCTTCCCGATATCGTCGTGCTGGTCCTGCAGGGAGGCGGTGCGCTCGGCGCCTTTCAGGCGGGGGTTTACGAGGCGCTGATCGATCTCGGCATCGAGCTCGACTGGGTGGCCGGAATTTCGATCGGCGCGGTCAACGCCGCGATCATCGCCGGGAATCCCCGCGACGAGGCCGTCGCGAAGATGCGTGAATTCTGGGACATCGTGTCGTCTGCGCTGCCGTCGCTGCCGCTGATCGACAATGATCTCGTCCGCGAATGGACCCACCTTGGCGCGGCAGCGCAGGTCACGACGTTCGGGGTGCCGGGCTTTTTCGTGCCGCGGATACCTCCGCCGATGTTCGCCGAGCGACAGACGCCCGCGGCGGTCAGCTTCTATGACACGACGCCGCTGATCGCGACGCTCGACCGGCTGGTCGACTGGGACCGGCTCAACGACGGCAAGGTCCGGCTGTCGGTTGGCGCGGTCGCGGTCGAGACGGGCAATTTCCGCTACTTCGACACGACGACCGATCGCATCGACGCGCGGCACATCCTCGCATCGGGCGCGCTGCCGCCTGGCCTGCCGCCGGTCGAGATCGACGGGGTCTGGTACTGGGACGGGGGGCTCGTCTCGAACACGCCGCTCGAGCATGTCGTCGAGAGCGCGGACGAGGATATGCTGGTCTTTCAGGTCGATCTGTTCCCCGCGCGCGGCGAGCGGCCGCACGATCTGGAGGAAGCGTGGTCGCGCGAGAAGGATATCCGTTATTCCAGCCGCACACGGCGCATCTCCGACGGCCTCGTCCGTCGCCGCAAGGAGCACCGGCTGATCGACCGCATGCTGGCGAAATTGCCGGCGGAGTATGCCGATCTTCCCGAGGTGAAGGCGGTGCGCAATATGGTCGACTGCAGGGCGCTGAACGTCGTCCAGCTGATCCACGAGCCGCCGGCCTGGCAAACGGGCGCGCGCGATTTCGAATTCTCGCGCTCGACGATGGAAGTGAACTGGGCGCTGGGCAAGGCAGCCGTCGAGGCGGCAATGAAAGACGGAAAATTGCTCGCCGAAAGCATCGTCGAAGGGCGCTCCGACAGTTTCGCGGTCCGGTCGGGCGACCTCCGCCCGAAGGCCGGCCAATAA
- a CDS encoding 3-hydroxybutyrate dehydrogenase — protein sequence MRLSGKTALVTGSTSGIGLGIAKALAAEGANIIINGFGEAAAIEAERAALEVLNGGKAVYDGADLTKPDEIEAMFQRADKDLGGVDILVNNAGMQFVSPVEDFPPEKWDMIIALNLTASFHTIRHAVPGMRKKGWGRIIATASAHSLVASPFKSAYVTAKHGLAGLTKTVALEVAEAGITVNCISPGYVWTPLVENQIPDTMKARKMTREQVINDVLLAGQPTKQFVTVEQVAAIASFLTRDEAANITGANLSVDGGWTAA from the coding sequence ATGCGACTCTCAGGCAAGACGGCTCTCGTCACCGGATCGACCTCGGGCATCGGGCTTGGCATCGCCAAGGCGCTTGCCGCAGAAGGCGCGAACATCATCATCAACGGTTTCGGCGAGGCCGCGGCGATCGAGGCCGAGCGCGCCGCGCTCGAGGTGCTGAACGGCGGCAAGGCGGTCTATGACGGCGCCGACCTCACCAAGCCTGACGAGATCGAGGCGATGTTCCAGCGCGCCGACAAGGATCTGGGCGGGGTCGATATCCTCGTGAACAATGCGGGCATGCAGTTCGTTTCGCCGGTCGAGGATTTCCCGCCCGAGAAATGGGACATGATCATCGCGCTCAACCTGACGGCCTCGTTCCACACGATCCGCCATGCCGTACCGGGGATGCGGAAGAAGGGATGGGGACGGATCATCGCGACCGCGTCGGCGCATTCGCTCGTCGCCTCGCCGTTCAAGTCGGCCTATGTCACCGCGAAGCACGGGCTCGCCGGCCTGACCAAGACGGTCGCGCTTGAGGTTGCCGAGGCCGGGATCACCGTGAACTGCATCAGCCCGGGCTATGTCTGGACGCCGCTGGTCGAGAACCAGATTCCCGACACGATGAAGGCGCGCAAGATGACGCGCGAGCAGGTGATCAACGACGTCCTGCTCGCGGGTCAGCCGACCAAGCAATTCGTCACCGTCGAGCAGGTCGCGGCGATCGCGAGCTTCCTGACGCGCGACGAGGCGGCGAACATCACCGGGGCCAATCTCAGCGTCGACGGCGGCTGGACCGCCGCCTGA
- a CDS encoding DUF4893 domain-containing protein produces the protein MISTLALGLALGACQTVPSMPTSAADKPPVEASDAGTWRATATAQDKDRIRNWYSSWTAALADARAKGYGASIDREGVLLQPRAALPNPHLPPGDYRCRTVKVGTQGRGTIGYIAYDWFRCRVAPEQGLTSMTKLTGSQRPVGLVFPDNLTRQVFLGTLVLGDESMAVSYGSDRMRDMAGLVERIGDNRWRLVLPSPAYESLLDVIELVPAN, from the coding sequence ATGATTTCAACGCTGGCGCTGGGGCTTGCCCTCGGCGCCTGCCAGACGGTGCCGTCGATGCCGACGTCTGCCGCCGACAAACCGCCCGTCGAGGCGAGCGATGCCGGTACGTGGCGCGCAACGGCGACGGCACAGGACAAGGACCGTATCCGCAACTGGTATTCGAGCTGGACCGCTGCGCTCGCCGATGCGCGTGCCAAGGGCTATGGCGCGAGCATCGATCGCGAAGGCGTCCTGCTCCAGCCCCGGGCCGCGCTACCGAATCCGCATCTTCCCCCCGGCGACTATCGCTGCCGCACGGTCAAGGTCGGCACGCAGGGGCGCGGGACGATCGGCTATATCGCCTATGACTGGTTCCGTTGCCGCGTCGCGCCCGAGCAAGGGCTGACGAGCATGACCAAGCTGACCGGGTCGCAGCGCCCGGTGGGGCTGGTCTTTCCCGACAATCTGACGCGGCAGGTCTTCCTTGGCACGCTGGTGCTCGGCGACGAGTCGATGGCGGTCAGCTATGGCAGCGACCGGATGCGCGACATGGCGGGGCTGGTCGAGCGTATCGGCGACAATCGCTGGCGGCTGGTGCTGCCGTCGCCGGCCTATGAATCCTTGCTCGACGTGATCGAGCTCGTTCCGGCAAACTAG
- a CDS encoding amidohydrolase, whose translation MPVSAQDLDGEVQKQMPSLMNIYKDLHANPELSFMEVRSAGILAAEARKLGFEVTEKVGGTGVVAVLKNGAGPVVLVRADMDGLPVVEQTGLPGASKVRVTTKEGVETGVMHACGHDTHMTAWVGVARLMAANKDKWSGTLVMIGQPAEERGAGARMMLADGLYTRFPRPQYAIAFHDAAGFPAGMIGYTPGYALANVDSVDILVKGLGGHGAYPQATKDPIVLASRIVTSLQTLVSREISPLDSAVVTVGSFHAGAKHNIIPDEARLQLTVRSYTDEVRAKLLDGIARIAKGEAIAAGIPEDRMPVVTVEKDEFTPAMFNTVDFTNEMAGFLKTRFGEKRVMQLPPVMGGEDFSRFSREENKDIKSLIIWVGGVPQAEFDAAKKEGRTLPSLHSPFWAPDAPVVISTATEALTAMAMKLMPKG comes from the coding sequence ATGCCTGTATCGGCTCAGGATCTGGACGGCGAAGTCCAGAAGCAGATGCCGTCGCTGATGAACATCTACAAGGATCTGCATGCCAATCCCGAACTCAGCTTCATGGAAGTGCGCTCGGCCGGCATTCTGGCGGCCGAGGCGCGCAAGCTGGGGTTCGAGGTAACCGAAAAAGTAGGCGGAACGGGCGTCGTCGCGGTGCTGAAGAATGGCGCGGGGCCGGTGGTCCTCGTCCGCGCCGACATGGACGGGCTGCCGGTGGTCGAACAGACCGGGCTTCCCGGAGCGTCGAAGGTACGCGTTACCACCAAGGAAGGCGTCGAAACCGGCGTGATGCACGCGTGCGGCCACGATACGCATATGACCGCCTGGGTGGGCGTCGCGCGGCTGATGGCGGCGAACAAGGACAAATGGTCGGGCACACTGGTGATGATCGGCCAGCCCGCCGAGGAGCGCGGCGCGGGTGCGCGGATGATGCTCGCCGACGGGCTCTATACGCGCTTCCCCCGGCCGCAATATGCGATCGCCTTCCACGATGCCGCGGGCTTTCCGGCGGGGATGATCGGCTATACGCCGGGCTATGCGCTCGCCAATGTCGACAGCGTCGATATCCTCGTAAAGGGACTCGGCGGGCATGGCGCCTATCCGCAGGCGACGAAGGATCCGATCGTGCTCGCCAGCCGGATCGTGACCTCGCTGCAGACGCTCGTTTCGCGCGAGATCAGCCCGCTCGACAGCGCGGTGGTGACGGTCGGCAGCTTTCACGCCGGCGCCAAGCATAATATCATCCCGGACGAGGCGCGGCTGCAGCTGACCGTGCGGAGCTACACCGACGAGGTGCGGGCAAAGCTGCTCGACGGGATCGCACGGATCGCGAAGGGCGAGGCGATCGCGGCGGGCATTCCCGAGGACAGGATGCCCGTCGTGACCGTCGAAAAGGACGAGTTCACCCCGGCGATGTTCAACACGGTCGACTTCACGAACGAAATGGCGGGCTTCCTCAAGACCCGCTTCGGCGAGAAGCGCGTCATGCAGTTGCCGCCGGTGATGGGTGGCGAGGATTTCAGCCGCTTCTCGCGCGAAGAGAACAAGGACATCAAGAGCCTGATCATCTGGGTCGGCGGTGTGCCGCAGGCCGAGTTCGATGCGGCGAAGAAGGAAGGCCGGACCCTGCCGAGCCTTCACTCGCCCTTCTGGGCGCCCGATGCCCCCGTCGTCATTTCGACCGCGACCGAGGCGCTGACGGCGATGGCGATGAAGTTGATGCCGAAGGGGTAG
- a CDS encoding helix-turn-helix transcriptional regulator, which produces MPAKDPVSSLSACLTDRELEILRLLAAGHTVKTIAARLDRSETSINERLRTARRKTGVGSSRELARLVDAQKNCDKNIDLSAQRSSVEDLAHTATIGVRGSKGMIVMLIALPMAAAGLMIAVAPSADPAAKRDTVYSTASQQPPLAGSWSLDASQMPEEERPRRVTMTFRASPDGKWTTRVEIVAPDGSSKHSESTAALDGVAVPITGNMDFIDSVALRQPAPNTLVMTLGKAGARVSTRVYTVAKDRKTMTETIVWSGDNRQKLETTHFNRID; this is translated from the coding sequence ATGCCTGCCAAAGACCCTGTATCCAGCTTGTCCGCGTGCCTTACCGACCGGGAGCTGGAAATTCTGCGCCTGCTGGCTGCAGGGCATACCGTGAAGACGATCGCCGCGCGTCTCGATCGTTCGGAAACCTCGATCAACGAGCGTTTGCGTACAGCCCGCCGCAAAACGGGTGTCGGCAGCAGCCGCGAACTGGCGCGTCTTGTGGATGCCCAGAAAAATTGTGACAAAAATATCGATCTTTCGGCGCAGCGCTCCTCCGTGGAGGACTTGGCACACACCGCGACCATCGGGGTTCGCGGGTCGAAAGGAATGATCGTCATGCTTATCGCACTACCCATGGCTGCAGCCGGATTGATGATCGCGGTCGCGCCGTCCGCCGATCCCGCCGCAAAGCGGGATACCGTTTACAGCACGGCATCGCAGCAACCGCCGCTGGCCGGAAGCTGGTCGCTGGATGCGTCGCAGATGCCGGAGGAAGAGCGCCCCCGACGGGTGACGATGACCTTCCGCGCATCGCCTGACGGAAAATGGACGACGCGCGTCGAAATCGTCGCACCCGACGGTTCCAGCAAGCATTCGGAATCGACCGCCGCTCTCGATGGCGTCGCGGTGCCGATCACCGGAAATATGGACTTCATCGACAGCGTTGCGCTGCGCCAGCCGGCTCCGAACACGCTGGTCATGACCTTGGGAAAGGCGGGCGCCCGGGTGTCGACGCGGGTCTATACCGTGGCCAAGGACCGGAAAACCATGACCGAAACGATCGTCTGGTCCGGCGACAATCGTCAAAAACTGGAAACGACGCACTTCAATCGCATCGATTGA